The region GAAGATATTCAAAATATATCCAAAGATTAATTTTGACCATATTGCTGGCGAAACTACTAggtataaatatttatttgttgataCTACTGGGTTAGAAGGCTTCATTTAGCATGTAAATTGTAGACTTAGAGGGTTGCCGTTTTAATCTAGTGATTGAGCTTTTCAACTTCTTCAGGTTGATGAGGGTAGTGAATTTTTACCAATGGTGTATAATCCTGATACGATCGCTGCTTATTGGGGAAAAAGGCCACGTGCTGTTGCCACTCGTATTGTTCAGTTAACGTCTGTTGCTGGAGGCTTTCTCTCCCGTCTCCTCTGGGATCtaataaacaataaaataaaggaGGTAAGAAGACTCAATCCCGTTTCTGATTTTCAGATTACGAAGAAAGTGCATTCTTTTCTTCTTCAGGAATACAATGGAATGATATTCATAACTTGATTATCCTTCGCAATATTCAAATGTGCTACTACAGAAACTCTTTAAACTATTCTGATGTGCTTTCTCTTTCCATGCAGAATGAAGTCACCCGAGCTATTGAATTGAGGGAAATTGTTACATCTTTGGGTCCAGCATACATAAAACTTGGACAAGCATTGAGCATCCGACCTGATATATTATCACCTTCTGCTATGACTGAACTACAGAAGCTTTGTGATAAGGTGACATCTTATACTTGAGCTTCTGTAAATATAGCCCCTTCTGTTCTAATCGTGATACAGCTAGTTTATTTGGAAAGTTGTGCAAAGGAAAGCACTTTTGGACTCTCAATTCACTAATTCAGAAATTTCATCTTGTGTTCTTATACcattaacaaatatataatgCTGTGTTTTATATTTACTAGTTTACAGGGTTTTGATAGTTTTTAGCTGTGATCTGAGTTTAACTTCACCTTTGTATCAATTATTTGAACGACGTATGTTCGTCAACTTAGTCATAGAGGATATTAAGTGTATTTCAAATGCTCAAAATTCTACCTTAGCTTGCTTTACGAAGTGACTGATATTCAAGAGATAATATTTTAGCTAgtgttatttcttttttccattCTTCAGTAACCAACCATCTAATCCATTATGTTTATAGGTCCCATCCTTTCCAGATGACATGGCAATGGCTCTTATTGAAGAAGAGCTCGGAGAGCCATGGTATAATATCTACTCCGAGCTTTCTCCTTCTCCTATTGCTGCTGGTAATCTCAAAGGATTTGAGCCTTTATTACTGATTTTGGTTCTTATTGTCTTGCTATGTTTGAATAACTGATAGTCTTATAATTTCTCTTCTTCTGGAAATCATTTGCAGCCTCTCTTGGCCAGGTCTACAAGGGCCGGCTAAAAGAAAATGGGGATCTTGTCGCTGTTAAAGTGCAGAGGCCTTTTGTTCTGGAGACTGTGACAATTGATCTGTTCATCATAAGAAACTTGGGTCTTTTCCTTAGAAAATTCCCTCAGGTACTAATTATACTTTTTTCCATTCTTATATTACCTTGAAATGAATAGTTGAGTCGTACCACAATTTCTTTCAGATCTCCGTAGATGTCGTGGGATTAGTTGACGAGTGGGCTGCTCGTTTCTTTGAAGAGCTGGATTACATTAATGAGGGGGAGAATGGAACAGTATTTGctgaaatgatgaggaaggaCCTTCCTCAGGTGATTTTTCTGCAATGGTTCAATTTTTTGGTGTAGCAAATCACATGACTATCCAACAATAGAGGAATTGCTTGGTGATTTCCATTTCTCTGATGGCGTTCTGCTTTATAGGTAGTTGTGCCAAAAACATACACTAAATACACGGCAAGGAAGGTTCTTACAACCCAGTGGATTGAAGGGGAGAAGCTGTCACAAAGTACTGAAAGTGATGTCGGAGAGCTGGTAAATGTTGGAGTTATATGCTACCTCAAGCAGGTAATTTATCATACCTTTTGAGTTTGTTGTAATAATCTTGACTGAAATATAGCACTCAACTATGTTGTCTACCTTCAAATGTCACCTATAAATGGGCAGAACTATTTGATTACGATATTCCATAGATGTACAACTATATAAACTCATCCAGAAATATATTACTATCTCCCCATGTTAACATCTACTGATGAAGACATGGTCTGTTCAATTAACTCTCTTATGAGGAACCTTTCTCATTTTAATTTGGATCTGCAGCTGCTTGACACCGGATTTTTCCATGCTGATCCACATCCGGGAAATCTAATCCGAACTCCTGATGGGAAGCTGGCAATACTGGATTTTGGTATGTACATGCAATATGTaggagaaatatacatttaaTAGGATAGCTTCCAACAACGTGCATAAACATAGACAATTTAACTTATACATTGCAGACTCTTTTATTTCTTCTGATATCATATCTttctgaaataaaaatattctacAACATCTCGACACTTTGTAGTCTATTCACCAATATATTCTCCCATGTCATATGTATACGTAAATTTTTTATGCACTTTATTGACTGGCATAAAAAATTGCAGGCTTGGTCACTAAATTAACAGATGATCAGAAATTTGGGATGATTGAAGCTATTGCCCATCTAATCCATCGAGATTATGGCGCTATTGTAAAAGATTTTGTCAAACTTGGCTTTATTCCAGATGGGGTTAATTTAGATCCCATTCTGCCCGTGCTGGCCAAAGTTTTCGATCAGGCACTTGAGGGTGGGGGAGCCAAAAATATCAACTTTCAAGAATTAGCATCAGATTTAGCACAAATAACATTTGATTACCCTTTTAGAATACCACCTTACTTTGCACTTATAATTAGAGCAATTGGGGTGCTAGAGGGAATAGCTTTGGTGGGCAATCCCGAGTTTGCCATCGTGGATGAAGCTTATCCGTATATTGCACAGGTACATATCTACAATTGCCTGAAATATGCTATTACTATGATGCACTGTCCAAACCTAATATCTTGTGTCAccatttctttaaaaaaatatttatgctTCAGTACCTATTACATGTATGCCATGAACATTTGCATTTTTATGCTACCTATATTGTTCTAAACTAGAATAGATTAACAGAatttacttctttttgtggatttttaGAGACTACTCACTGATGAATCCCCACGATTGAGATCGGCTCTACGCTACACAATATATGGAAAATCTGGAGTCTTTGATGCTGAAAGATTTATAGATGTGATGCAAGCTTTTGAGAATTTTATAGATGCTGCAAAGAGCGGAGGTGGGGAAGATTTGAATGGAGGAATGGCAGAACTTGGATTTCTACAACCTCAAACAAGTAGTTTGTTTCCTGCCTTTACGGGCAGTGCTTCTCAAACACAGCCGATCCAAACAAGAGCAGCCTTGGGATTTTTACTATCTGATAAAGGGAACTTTTTCCGAGAGTTTTTGCTAGACGAGGTAACATTTAGTTTTAAGGCACAAGACATTAGTAACTTGGTTCTCACGATTTAGTTCTTCAACCTCGGAAATTCCTAGATTaatatttactataaatagattTATGCTTAGTCCAGTAATGTTATTGTTATCTTCTGTTAACAGATTGTTAAGGGTATTGATGCAATCTCAAGGGAACAGCTGGTGCAGATAATGGCTTTTCTTGGCATTAGAAATGTAACCCCAGTTTTTAGCTTGGTTCCTTCTCTGGGGCCTTTCCGGACAGCTGCACTACTTCCAACAATAACCGAGGAAGACAAAGTCATACTGAACAACGTTCAGAAAGTTGTCGAATTCTTAGCTGCTGGAACTGCAGCCTCATCCACTCAGGTAAATGTTATCTAACGACATATCCTACTTGACTGCTGCTTTCTAGAGCTAGTGatactaataatatttaaagAATTACATGATCAAACGAGCTATTACCAAAAGTACAACACCCTCTATCCGTGTCTAAATTTATGGAAAAACTACTCACGACATTATTCTGTATCTTCTGTAGGGTATAAATGTCCCACAAGTGGTCCAAGAGCTACTCCCTGTTTTGCCAGGACTCTCCGCAAAAGTGCTCCCTGAGTTGCTCAGCAGGCTGTCGTCACGGATACTAGCTCGTGTAGTCCGTGACACACTCTTGTAATCGCAAAACAATGTATTCACATTCAATTGCAGACAGATATAATACACACAGTAGTATCCCTCTCCTACGGCTCATAGATTATTCAGATTCGTAAGGAATGTAGAATTCTGTATGTATAGTCAActtcaaagaagaagaaaaaatgtaTATTTACTCACCAGAATATAATACAAAAGCTGACATTATTTCCTCACTTCTCTGTTGAATCTTTCTTGTAACTCTCTCTTGAAGCAATGAGCTTGTTTAGTAAAAATGTCTGACATGTACCCGTTGCTGCTGCTCGTTTAATCAGTCCGCGATGAACTGCAACGAACGACGACGTGATGCCAAGGTATTTTCCTAGACCTCGTTGTCTAAATAATCACATGTATTCGCACATTTTGAACAAGTCACGAACTAGTACGATCAGAGGGCTCTAGATTGAGCTTTGCCAAATACATTTCAAAGAGGCAAACATAATGCTCGAAGCTCGGCTCGATGCCGTATCGTTGCACCATGTAGTATAAGTATGTACGGACCGTGTTGACTTCGCCTGTCTGCACGGAGGCGCTGAGAACCCCAGCAAACGTTATGGCATCTGGTTGAACATTCCTCCTCTCCATTTCTTCGAAAACGGCAATGGCTTCTTCAACCTGCCCGTGAACCCCTAGGCTCGAGATCATTGTGTTCCATGTTGCCACGCTCTTACTCTCCATCTCCATGAACACGCGCTTGGCATACTCCAAACTTCCGCATTTGCTATACATGTCGATGAGAGCCGTCCCCAGAAACACCCCAATCTCGAACCCGTTCTTGATGGCGTATTCGTGCACCCAACGGCCCAGTTTGAGGCTCTCCAGCTCGGCCGAGGCCGTCAGGAGGGCAACCAGCGTGTACTCGTTGGGGCTGACGTTATCACGCTGCATCTCCGTGTAGAGCTTGAACGCCATCTCCGGTTCGTCACTCTTGGCGTAGCCATTGATCATCGCCGTCCAAGAAACCACATTTCTTGTCGGCATTTTGTCGAAAACCTTCTGAGCAATATCCATTCTCCCGTTAAGCACAAGCCCTGCGATTACAGTTGTCCAGGAAACAACGCTTCTGTGCCGCATTTTGTCGAACAACTTGAGCGCGTCATCGACAGCCCCACATTTCATATACAAATCTATCAAAACGTTATCCAAATATACATCTCCAAGAAACCCAGATTTAACAGCAACCGCATAAACCTCCTTCGCCTTGTCGACGGAAGAAATCGCGAGGCACGCTTTCATAACAAACGGGAACGTGAATTTATCCACAGCAACGCCTCGGAAAACcatcaaattataaaattgaatagCACGATGCGGGAAATCGTTGAGGGTGTACGTTCTGATGAGCATATTCCAAACGAAAGTGGAGGGATTGTCGACGTGTTGGAACACTAGAGCTGCGTAATCCAGCTCCCGATAGGAAGAGCAGAGGCGAATCAATCTGGCGACGATTACTTGGTTGTGGTGGAGGGTGGTGCGGATGATTTTGGCGTGGATTTGCTTCACCTGTTTGAAATTGGCGCATTTTTGGAGCAATAGGAGGGCTTCTTGAGGAGAGAAAATTGACCTCGGCGTTGGCTGGAAGGTTCTTGCCGGTAAAACATCAAGAGTTCTCAGTGAATAGCATGGGTTCATTGAATCAATGTGGTTTCAAGGAATGAAGAAGCCGTGACAAATGGGTGGGAGAAAAGAATTCTCATAAAAAATAAGCTGCAATTAATTGCGAAGAATTCTCACaaaataatgaattttaatactgATAAATTACTTGGAGTAGTACTACAAAATAAGAATGACATTTGctaaatagtattttattttttgattatTCAACAATAAGAACATTTTAGATAAAATTTGATGTgcaaaactaaatttaaaatttgtagttaaaataaaatataaatacattttgacaaattttaattatataatttatagtaattcattatatttatttataataaatgtaattttttttactattatattatactattaGTACTATTAGGCGCCGTTCGGTTTGAGGGATGAAAGCTAAAGACTTATAGGCACCGTTCGATTTGAGGGATGAAAGCTAAATCTGTATCATCTTGACAAGACTCAATCTCAAGATTGTATTTGTATCACATATGGCGATTAGAATAGCTGCACCCCTCCAACAGAAATAATCTTGCTTCAAATTAACGTTTTGGACATTTTTATCCTCTACTTTGTTAGGAATTTGAACACTTTGCAGGGATTTTTCATAAGCCATTAGTGTTCTGAATTGTTTCTGTGATGAAAAAATAAAGCTCAAATCAAAACGAAGTCTAAACACTGCAACATCAAGTCACGAATTAAGAAAGAAACATCACAAACCTGAAAACTTTCAAATTCTATAAATTTGAGAATCAAATTTATATGGGTATAATGT is a window of Salvia splendens isolate huo1 chromosome 3, SspV2, whole genome shotgun sequence DNA encoding:
- the LOC121796002 gene encoding uncharacterized protein sll0005, whose translation is MDAAAQLASPYSSAAAWNCRSRNHRFFPRIRRNAVVRAVATEPKPSDTKPPTAVNGTAKPAPFKMVNGTSTRMQDVSQEIKRVRAQMEENEQLASLMRGLRGQNLKDSLFAEDDVNLRLVEVDEGSEFLPMVYNPDTIAAYWGKRPRAVATRIVQLTSVAGGFLSRLLWDLINNKIKENEVTRAIELREIVTSLGPAYIKLGQALSIRPDILSPSAMTELQKLCDKVPSFPDDMAMALIEEELGEPWYNIYSELSPSPIAAASLGQVYKGRLKENGDLVAVKVQRPFVLETVTIDLFIIRNLGLFLRKFPQISVDVVGLVDEWAARFFEELDYINEGENGTVFAEMMRKDLPQVVVPKTYTKYTARKVLTTQWIEGEKLSQSTESDVGELVNVGVICYLKQLLDTGFFHADPHPGNLIRTPDGKLAILDFGLVTKLTDDQKFGMIEAIAHLIHRDYGAIVKDFVKLGFIPDGVNLDPILPVLAKVFDQALEGGGAKNINFQELASDLAQITFDYPFRIPPYFALIIRAIGVLEGIALVGNPEFAIVDEAYPYIAQRLLTDESPRLRSALRYTIYGKSGVFDAERFIDVMQAFENFIDAAKSGGGEDLNGGMAELGFLQPQTSSLFPAFTGSASQTQPIQTRAALGFLLSDKGNFFREFLLDEIVKGIDAISREQLVQIMAFLGIRNVTPVFSLVPSLGPFRTAALLPTITEEDKVILNNVQKVVEFLAAGTAASSTQGINVPQVVQELLPVLPGLSAKVLPELLSRLSSRILARVVRDTLL
- the LOC121796003 gene encoding pentatricopeptide repeat-containing protein At3g26630, chloroplastic-like, whose product is MNPCYSLRTLDVLPARTFQPTPRSIFSPQEALLLLQKCANFKQVKQIHAKIIRTTLHHNQVIVARLIRLCSSYRELDYAALVFQHVDNPSTFVWNMLIRTYTLNDFPHRAIQFYNLMVFRGVAVDKFTFPFVMKACLAISSVDKAKEVYAVAVKSGFLGDVYLDNVLIDLYMKCGAVDDALKLFDKMRHRSVVSWTTVIAGLVLNGRMDIAQKVFDKMPTRNVVSWTAMINGYAKSDEPEMAFKLYTEMQRDNVSPNEYTLVALLTASAELESLKLGRWVHEYAIKNGFEIGVFLGTALIDMYSKCGSLEYAKRVFMEMESKSVATWNTMISSLGVHGQVEEAIAVFEEMERRNVQPDAITFAGVLSASVQTGEVNTVRTYLYYMVQRYGIEPSFEHYVCLFEMYLAKLNLEPSDRTSS